Proteins from one Gibbsiella quercinecans genomic window:
- a CDS encoding SDR family oxidoreductase, which translates to MTATKFTAMRRFCREVIPGMQQRQWGRIVNISSIGGLYPNPPLTVSHALSAAINNLTRSLALDVAPMGILVNAIGVGAVATENWAKNMLPNVRARRPELSGKTDEEIMTLLGKEKTPVGRFGRPEDIAAIAAFLLSARNQFVTGHTVEASGGADRFM; encoded by the coding sequence ATGACGGCAACCAAATTCACCGCCATGCGCCGCTTTTGCCGCGAGGTGATCCCGGGTATGCAGCAGCGCCAATGGGGGCGTATTGTGAATATCTCCTCTATCGGCGGGCTGTATCCCAACCCGCCGCTGACGGTTTCCCACGCCCTGAGCGCGGCCATCAATAATCTGACCCGCAGCCTTGCGCTGGATGTGGCGCCGATGGGTATTCTGGTCAATGCCATTGGCGTCGGGGCGGTGGCGACGGAAAACTGGGCAAAGAATATGCTGCCGAACGTCCGCGCCCGTCGTCCGGAGCTGTCAGGTAAAACCGATGAGGAGATCATGACCCTTCTCGGCAAAGAAAAAACGCCGGTCGGGCGCTTCGGCCGTCCGGAAGATATCGCCGCTATCGCCGCGTTCCTGCTTTCAGCACGCAATCAGTTCGTGACCGGCCACACCGTGGAAGCCTCCGGCGGCGCGGACCGGTTTATGTAA
- a CDS encoding DUF4209 domain-containing protein, with protein sequence MNQTLEEKILQHIEQLASKTLYDYDAYHSMYSFFSSLSAEYREKGNNEMGNITKTLAYVTHMSLDARSRNMPIVPAIIFTNKQSVSPSDLQQEDRDILSTLYPKLSRGLLKSRIAEIMLFLDKPRRYDLVDEIIEGYLKGGLNEDYWYMHQESLWARAVILSRQFRKSKFINQIESQIETYLFSHSIGNIGISFFLLKFIQEFNLCSLLGVKLPELMMRHATYQRSQNDFHSAERLYYMASEFYKSLKMEPEWRKAIVESAEILFLEAEQRAGSESQGNLLAGVIYERALQRYRIIPKSFRTELGADNKIEESQKRARLHGELSLDDMHTFQLPSCDLSDLAEISINHVKDKGDIFKASLYFSGFKAIELKDLEDNDENKQTRISDLFGATYLSGDGRVIGRTGATGDVRADRMAKQLKSFDFSLKVAVAGEIMPAMYQLLKEYNFVLPFFQELCQLSPLIHTDRVNLVARALYLGFEYRFSEAIHLLSPQVEHLVRDMLKKANVRTSTIDEIGVENEIGLSSLLDKPEAESIFGKDLHFNFQALFTEALGANIRNYVAHGLLNDNSSQSEAVVYAWWLYFKIIVRSVTQSPLFRIPNPENFA encoded by the coding sequence ATGAATCAAACTTTGGAAGAAAAAATATTACAACATATTGAACAACTGGCTTCAAAAACCCTCTATGATTATGATGCTTATCATTCAATGTACAGCTTCTTTTCATCTCTGTCTGCTGAATATAGAGAGAAAGGGAATAATGAGATGGGAAATATAACTAAAACGCTTGCGTACGTAACGCATATGTCGCTTGATGCGCGGAGCCGAAACATGCCTATTGTGCCTGCGATTATTTTCACTAACAAACAATCAGTATCACCTTCAGATTTGCAACAGGAAGACAGGGATATTCTAAGTACTTTATATCCAAAGCTGTCGAGAGGATTGCTGAAATCCCGCATCGCAGAAATCATGCTTTTTCTGGATAAACCACGTCGCTACGATTTAGTTGATGAAATCATCGAAGGCTACCTTAAAGGAGGCCTCAACGAAGATTATTGGTATATGCATCAGGAGAGTTTGTGGGCAAGAGCAGTTATTTTGTCACGCCAGTTCCGTAAATCAAAATTCATCAACCAGATTGAATCGCAGATTGAAACCTATTTGTTCTCTCATTCTATAGGTAATATCGGTATTTCTTTTTTTCTGTTAAAGTTTATTCAGGAATTTAATTTGTGCTCCCTACTGGGAGTAAAGTTACCCGAATTGATGATGAGACATGCTACTTATCAAAGGTCGCAAAACGACTTTCACTCCGCTGAACGCCTTTATTATATGGCCAGCGAATTTTATAAATCACTCAAGATGGAACCGGAATGGCGGAAAGCAATTGTTGAGAGCGCTGAAATACTTTTTCTAGAAGCCGAGCAGCGCGCTGGCTCAGAATCTCAGGGTAACCTTCTTGCCGGAGTGATATATGAGAGGGCACTGCAGCGCTACAGGATTATCCCAAAATCATTCAGAACTGAGCTGGGCGCAGATAATAAAATCGAAGAAAGCCAGAAGAGAGCTCGGTTACATGGGGAGCTTTCTCTTGACGATATGCACACGTTCCAGCTTCCGAGCTGTGACTTGTCAGATCTTGCAGAAATATCAATTAACCACGTTAAAGATAAGGGCGATATATTCAAAGCCAGCCTGTATTTCTCTGGTTTTAAGGCTATAGAATTAAAAGATCTTGAGGACAATGACGAAAACAAGCAGACACGTATTTCCGACCTGTTCGGTGCAACCTATCTTTCTGGAGATGGGCGAGTGATAGGACGAACAGGAGCTACTGGGGATGTCAGAGCTGACAGGATGGCAAAGCAACTGAAATCTTTTGATTTCTCCCTAAAAGTTGCAGTAGCTGGCGAAATTATGCCTGCCATGTATCAGCTTTTAAAGGAATATAATTTTGTGCTGCCATTTTTTCAGGAGCTTTGTCAGCTATCCCCTCTTATTCATACAGACAGGGTGAACCTTGTTGCTAGGGCGTTATATCTGGGATTTGAGTACCGTTTTTCTGAGGCGATTCATTTGTTATCGCCTCAAGTTGAGCATTTAGTCAGGGATATGCTGAAAAAAGCCAATGTGCGTACTAGTACCATCGACGAGATAGGGGTCGAGAACGAAATCGGCTTAAGTTCTCTTCTTGATAAACCAGAAGCGGAATCAATCTTTGGAAAAGATTTGCACTTTAACTTTCAGGCGCTTTTTACCGAAGCTCTGGGTGCTAATATCAGAAATTATGTTGCACATGGACTACTAAATGATAATTCATCTCAGAGTGAAGCCGTCGTCTACGCATGGTGGCTATACTTCAAAATAATAGTGAGGTCGGTAACACAATCTCCGCTATTCCGAATACCTAATCCCGAAAACTTTGCCTAA
- a CDS encoding GTPase family protein has protein sequence MMLEKRKLNTKEMTRAEIKKLIESKVKQLRSYTPRVGVFGVTGVGKSSLCNALFGRDLAQVSDVSACTRDVQEIQLGDTSNGSGIILLDVPGVGETIERDKAHFQLYKDLSPTLDLVIWVIKADDRAYAIAEKAYKEILSSNLEQCPVLFVINQVDKIEPLLDWDRENNKPMESKEFNIQKKVIEISNAFGAPTKYIQTTSVAQNYNVIETMEKIIEILPNEKKYSMYREATEAIKTEKMAESAEMGIWESVKEFAGDAWDTVKDVAKEVAIEGIKTVAKTAIFFIKRFKFW, from the coding sequence ATGATGTTAGAAAAAAGAAAATTGAATACCAAAGAAATGACTCGGGCTGAGATTAAAAAACTGATAGAGTCGAAAGTTAAGCAATTGCGTAGCTATACTCCTCGGGTCGGCGTTTTCGGAGTAACTGGTGTTGGTAAGTCATCCCTTTGCAACGCTCTATTTGGCAGAGACCTAGCACAAGTTAGCGACGTATCAGCATGTACAAGAGATGTGCAAGAAATTCAGCTTGGCGATACATCGAATGGTTCTGGAATAATCTTACTTGACGTGCCGGGTGTTGGGGAAACAATAGAAAGAGATAAAGCGCATTTCCAACTATATAAAGATTTATCACCAACTTTAGATTTAGTAATTTGGGTAATAAAAGCAGATGATAGGGCTTACGCTATAGCAGAAAAAGCCTATAAGGAAATTTTAAGTTCAAATTTGGAGCAATGTCCTGTTTTGTTTGTAATCAACCAAGTTGATAAAATCGAACCACTTTTAGATTGGGACCGAGAAAATAACAAACCGATGGAATCAAAAGAATTTAATATACAAAAAAAAGTGATAGAAATTTCAAACGCATTTGGTGCACCAACGAAATATATTCAGACAACTTCTGTCGCTCAAAATTACAACGTAATTGAGACAATGGAGAAAATAATAGAAATCCTGCCCAACGAAAAAAAGTACTCAATGTACAGAGAAGCAACAGAAGCAATAAAAACGGAAAAAATGGCAGAAAGCGCAGAAATGGGAATATGGGAAAGCGTAAAAGAATTTGCAGGAGACGCATGGGATACAGTTAAAGACGTGGCAAAAGAAGTTGCTATTGAAGGCATAAAAACTGTCGCAAAAACAGCCATATTTTTTATAAAAAGATTTAAATTTTGGTAA